Proteins encoded together in one Mycobacterium simiae window:
- a CDS encoding cytochrome P450 yields the protein MAPPNIPADFDFLDPDVNLAGLPVAELAELRKAEPIHWVDIPGGAGGFEDHGYWIVTKHADVKEVSRRSDVFSSWQNGAIPTWPPEMKREQVELQRSVMLNMDAPHHTRLRKIISRGFTPRAIGRLEAELAQRAENIAKTAAAEGSGDFVEQVSCELPLQAIAGLLGVPQEDRDKLFRWSNEMTGGTDPEYATVDPAQSSMELIAYAMAMAEERGKNPTDDIVTTLIQADIDGEKLSDDEFGFFVVMLAVAGNETTRNSITHGMIAFANNPDQWELFKKERPATAADEIIRWATPVSAFQRTANEDIELGGVRIKKGQRVVMSYRSANFDEEVFDDPHRFNILRDPNPHVGFGGTGAHYCIGANLARMTINLIFNAVADHMPDLKAIGEPERLRSGWLNGIKHWQVDYTGKSAVTS from the coding sequence ATGGCACCCCCCAACATTCCCGCAGACTTCGATTTTCTCGACCCCGACGTGAACCTGGCGGGGCTGCCCGTTGCGGAGCTGGCCGAGCTGCGCAAGGCGGAGCCGATTCACTGGGTCGACATCCCGGGCGGCGCCGGCGGCTTCGAGGACCACGGCTACTGGATCGTCACCAAGCATGCCGACGTCAAGGAGGTGTCACGCCGCAGCGACGTCTTCTCCAGCTGGCAGAACGGCGCCATCCCGACCTGGCCGCCGGAGATGAAGCGTGAGCAGGTCGAACTTCAGCGCAGCGTCATGCTCAACATGGACGCCCCGCACCACACCCGGTTGCGCAAGATCATCTCGCGCGGGTTCACGCCGCGCGCGATCGGACGGTTGGAAGCCGAACTGGCTCAGCGCGCGGAGAACATCGCCAAGACCGCGGCGGCCGAAGGCAGCGGTGACTTCGTCGAGCAGGTGTCCTGCGAGCTGCCGCTGCAGGCCATCGCCGGTCTTCTCGGTGTTCCCCAGGAGGACCGGGACAAGCTCTTCCGCTGGTCAAACGAGATGACCGGCGGCACCGACCCCGAATACGCCACCGTCGACCCCGCACAGTCGTCGATGGAATTGATCGCCTACGCCATGGCGATGGCCGAGGAGCGGGGCAAGAACCCCACCGACGACATCGTCACCACGCTCATCCAGGCTGACATCGACGGCGAGAAACTCTCCGACGACGAGTTCGGCTTCTTCGTGGTGATGCTCGCGGTGGCGGGCAATGAGACCACCCGCAACTCGATCACCCACGGCATGATTGCCTTCGCGAACAACCCCGATCAATGGGAGCTGTTCAAGAAGGAACGGCCGGCCACGGCGGCCGACGAGATCATCCGATGGGCCACGCCGGTGTCGGCTTTCCAGCGCACCGCCAACGAGGACATCGAGCTGGGCGGTGTGCGGATCAAGAAGGGTCAGCGGGTAGTGATGTCCTACCGGTCGGCCAACTTCGACGAAGAGGTCTTCGACGACCCGCACCGATTCAACATCTTGCGCGACCCCAACCCGCACGTCGGGTTCGGCGGCACTGGCGCGCACTACTGCATCGGCGCGAACTTGGCCCGGATGACCATCAACCTGATCTTCAACGCGGTCGCCGATCACATGCCGGACCTGAAGGCGATCGGCGAGCCCGAGCGGTTACGGTCGGGATGGCTCAACGGCATCAAGCACTGGCAGGTGGACTACACCGGAAAGAGCGCGGTGACGTCCTGA
- a CDS encoding acyl-CoA dehydrogenase family protein, with product MDFNPTATQQAVADVATSVLDRELSWDALVSGGVTALPVPERLGGDGVGLPEVATLLTEVGRHGAITPALATLGFGVLTLLDLASADQQDRFLAGVPSGSVLSAALNEPGSALPERPATTFSGGRLSGTKVAVAHAEQAEWLIVTADNAVVVVSPKADGVQLVRTPTSNGADEYTVTFAGVAVPDTDVLDGATARRVNQLALAAVGAFTDGLVSGALRLTADYVAGRKQFGKPLSTFQTVAAQLAEVYITSRTIDLAAKSVVWRLSERGGDAPGVRADLDVLGYWITSQAPPAMQICHHLHGGMGMDITYPMHRYYSTIKDLSRVLGGPSHRLDLVGAQCS from the coding sequence ATGGACTTCAATCCCACTGCGACACAACAAGCTGTCGCCGATGTGGCCACGTCGGTACTCGATCGGGAGCTGAGCTGGGACGCGCTGGTCAGCGGCGGCGTAACGGCATTGCCGGTGCCCGAGCGCCTCGGCGGCGACGGCGTCGGGCTGCCCGAGGTGGCCACGCTACTGACCGAGGTGGGACGCCACGGGGCCATCACCCCGGCGCTGGCAACGCTGGGCTTCGGCGTGTTGACGCTGCTCGATTTAGCCTCCGCGGACCAGCAGGACCGCTTCTTGGCGGGCGTGCCCAGCGGCAGCGTGCTCAGTGCGGCGCTCAACGAGCCGGGCAGCGCGCTGCCGGAGCGGCCCGCCACCACCTTTTCCGGCGGTCGATTGTCGGGCACCAAGGTCGCGGTGGCCCATGCCGAACAGGCCGAGTGGCTCATCGTGACCGCCGACAACGCGGTCGTCGTGGTGTCGCCGAAAGCCGATGGCGTGCAGCTGGTTCGAACACCGACCTCGAACGGTGCCGACGAGTACACGGTGACGTTCGCCGGTGTCGCGGTGCCCGACACCGATGTGCTCGACGGCGCCACCGCGCGCCGGGTCAACCAGCTGGCGCTAGCGGCGGTCGGCGCCTTCACCGACGGGCTGGTGTCCGGCGCGCTGCGGTTGACCGCGGACTACGTAGCCGGGCGCAAGCAGTTCGGCAAGCCGCTGTCAACCTTCCAGACCGTGGCCGCGCAGTTGGCTGAGGTGTACATCACTTCGCGCACCATCGATTTGGCGGCGAAGTCGGTGGTCTGGCGGCTCTCCGAACGGGGCGGAGACGCTCCCGGTGTGCGGGCCGACCTCGACGTGCTCGGCTACTGGATCACCTCCCAGGCCCCGCCGGCGATGCAGATCTGCCATCACCTGCACGGCGGGATGGGCATGGACATCACCTATCCGATGCATCGGTACTACTCCACGATCAAAGACCTGTCCCGAGTGCTGGGTGGGCCTTCGCATCGTCTCGATCTGGTGGGGGCGCAATGTTCATAG
- the fadE29 gene encoding acyl-CoA dehydrogenase FadE29: MFIDLTPEQRQLQAELREYFSTLISPEEAKAMESDRHNEAYRAVIRRMGKDGKLGVGWPKEFGGLGFGPIEQSIFVNEAHRADVPLPAVTLQTVGPTLQQYGSELQKQKFLPAILAGEVHFAIGYTEPEAGTDLASLRTTAVRQGDEYIVNGQKVFTTGAHDADYIWLACRTDPEAVKHKGISILIVDTKDPGYSWTPIILSDGAHHTNATYYNDVRVPADMLVGEENGGWRLITTQLNNERVMLGPAGRTAGIYDRLRAWASKPGGDGVTPIDHQDVKRALGEIYSMWRINELLNWQVAAAGEDINVADAASTKVFGTERIQYIGRLAEEIVGKYGNPAEPATAELLEWLDSQTKRNLVITFGGGVNEVMREMIAAAGLKVPRVPR, encoded by the coding sequence ATGTTCATAGATTTGACCCCCGAACAGCGGCAGTTGCAAGCGGAGCTGCGCGAATACTTCTCGACTCTGATCTCGCCCGAAGAGGCGAAGGCGATGGAGTCCGACCGGCACAACGAGGCTTACCGTGCGGTGATCCGCCGCATGGGCAAGGACGGCAAGCTCGGGGTCGGCTGGCCAAAAGAGTTCGGCGGCTTGGGTTTCGGACCGATCGAACAGTCGATCTTCGTCAACGAAGCGCACCGTGCCGACGTGCCGCTGCCCGCCGTCACGCTGCAGACCGTCGGCCCCACCCTGCAGCAGTACGGCAGCGAGTTGCAGAAGCAGAAGTTTCTGCCGGCGATCCTCGCCGGCGAGGTGCACTTCGCGATCGGCTACACCGAGCCGGAAGCCGGCACCGACCTCGCGTCGTTGCGGACCACCGCCGTGCGCCAGGGCGACGAGTACATCGTCAACGGGCAGAAGGTCTTCACCACCGGCGCGCACGACGCCGATTACATCTGGCTGGCCTGCCGCACGGATCCGGAAGCCGTCAAGCACAAAGGCATTTCCATCCTGATAGTGGACACCAAGGACCCGGGCTACTCCTGGACGCCGATCATCCTGTCCGATGGCGCCCACCACACCAACGCCACCTACTACAACGATGTGCGGGTCCCGGCCGACATGCTGGTCGGCGAGGAGAACGGCGGATGGCGGTTGATCACCACCCAGCTCAACAACGAGCGGGTGATGCTGGGACCGGCAGGCCGTACCGCCGGCATCTATGACCGGTTGCGTGCTTGGGCATCCAAGCCTGGCGGTGACGGCGTCACCCCGATCGATCATCAGGACGTGAAGCGGGCGCTCGGTGAGATCTACTCGATGTGGCGGATCAACGAGCTGCTGAACTGGCAGGTCGCCGCGGCTGGCGAAGACATCAACGTGGCCGATGCGGCGTCGACGAAAGTCTTTGGCACCGAGCGCATTCAGTACATCGGGCGGCTGGCCGAGGAGATCGTCGGCAAGTACGGCAACCCGGCCGAGCCGGCCACCGCCGAGCTGCTCGAGTGGCTAGACTCGCAGACCAAACGCAATCTGGTGATTACTTTCGGTGGAGGCGTGAACGAGGTCATGCGCGAAATGATTGCGGCCGCAGGGCTCAAAGTGCCGAGGGTGCCCCGATGA
- a CDS encoding bifunctional MaoC family dehydratase N-terminal/OB-fold nucleic acid binding domain-containing protein, whose amino-acid sequence MTEAAEIAEAIAEIKAAGGPKPRAGRDPVNQPIINNWVEALGDRNPIYVDEAAARAAGHPGIVAPPAMIQVWTMFGLGGERPADDPMGPMMKLFDDAGYVGVVATNCEQTYHRYLRPGEEVSITSEMGDVVGPKQTALGEGYFINQHIVWRVGDEDVAEMNWRILKFKPRESAEASAVPPDLDADAMMRPAVSRDTAFFWEGVAAHELRIQRRPDGSLQHPPVPAVWQDKDQPTDYVISAGKGTVYSFVVHHAPKVPGRTLPFVIALVELDEGVRMLGELRNIDPAEVQIGLPVRATYIDFPAGESGPEWTLYAWEPLA is encoded by the coding sequence ATGACCGAGGCGGCCGAGATCGCCGAGGCGATTGCGGAGATCAAGGCGGCCGGTGGTCCCAAGCCCCGCGCGGGCCGGGATCCGGTGAATCAGCCGATCATCAACAACTGGGTGGAAGCCCTCGGCGATCGCAATCCGATCTATGTGGACGAGGCGGCGGCCCGGGCCGCCGGTCATCCGGGAATTGTGGCTCCGCCGGCCATGATCCAGGTGTGGACGATGTTCGGCCTGGGTGGTGAGCGTCCTGCCGACGACCCGATGGGGCCGATGATGAAGTTGTTCGACGATGCCGGTTATGTGGGCGTGGTCGCGACCAACTGCGAGCAGACCTATCACCGCTACCTCCGTCCCGGCGAGGAAGTCAGCATCACTTCCGAGATGGGTGACGTGGTCGGGCCCAAACAGACCGCCCTTGGTGAGGGCTACTTCATCAACCAACACATCGTCTGGCGGGTCGGTGACGAGGATGTCGCCGAGATGAACTGGCGCATCCTCAAATTCAAACCGCGAGAATCTGCCGAAGCGTCGGCTGTGCCGCCGGACCTGGATGCGGATGCGATGATGCGGCCCGCGGTGTCGCGGGACACCGCATTCTTTTGGGAGGGCGTCGCGGCGCACGAGTTGCGTATCCAGCGGCGGCCCGACGGAAGCCTGCAACATCCGCCGGTGCCGGCGGTGTGGCAGGACAAGGACCAGCCGACCGACTATGTGATTTCCGCAGGCAAGGGCACGGTGTACAGCTTCGTCGTGCACCACGCGCCCAAGGTCCCCGGCCGTACGCTACCCTTTGTGATCGCTCTGGTGGAGCTCGACGAAGGGGTGCGCATGCTGGGCGAGTTGCGCAACATCGACCCCGCCGAGGTGCAGATCGGATTGCCGGTGCGGGCAACGTATATCGACTTCCCGGCCGGCGAATCCGGTCCGGAGTGGACACTTTACGCGTGGGAGCCGCTGGCATGA
- a CDS encoding MaoC family dehydratase — protein MSAPAIEVGTMLPELKLYGDPTFIISTALATRDFQDVHHDRDLAQAKGSKDIFVNILTDTGLVQRFVTDWAGPSALIKSIGLRLGVPWYAYDTVTFSGEVTAVENGLITVKVVGRNSLGDHVIATVTLTIGDA, from the coding sequence ATGAGTGCACCGGCCATCGAAGTCGGAACAATGCTGCCCGAGCTCAAGCTCTACGGCGATCCGACGTTCATCATCTCGACGGCTCTGGCCACCCGCGATTTCCAGGATGTGCATCACGACCGGGACCTGGCGCAGGCCAAGGGATCCAAGGACATCTTCGTCAACATCCTCACCGACACCGGTCTGGTGCAACGGTTCGTCACCGACTGGGCGGGGCCGTCGGCGTTGATCAAATCGATCGGTCTGCGCCTAGGGGTGCCGTGGTACGCCTACGACACCGTGACCTTCAGCGGTGAAGTGACCGCGGTCGAGAACGGGCTCATCACCGTGAAAGTCGTGGGACGCAACAGCCTTGGCGATCACGTCATCGCGACGGTCACACTCACGATTGGGGACGCTTGA
- a CDS encoding lipid-transfer protein has protein sequence MLSGKAAIAGIGATDFSKNSGRSELRLAAEAVLDALDDAGLSPSDVDGLTTFTMDTNTEIAVARAVGIGDLKFFAETHYGGGAACGTILHAAMAVATGVADVVVAYRAFNERSGMRFGQVQTRLVGNAGVQADSTAADNSFSYPHGLSTPAAQVAMIARRYMHWSGATSRDFGAISVADRKHAAKNPRAYFYEKPITIEDHQNSRWIAEPLRLLDCCQETDGAVAIVVTSVERAKDLKQRPAVIEAAAQGSSPDQYTMVSYYRPELGLPEMGVVGSQLWQQSGLSPADIQTAVIYDHFTPFTLIQLEELGFCAKGEAKDFIADGAVELGGRLPINTHGGQLGEAYIHGMNGIAEGVRQLRGTSVNPVPDVEHVLVTAGTGVPTSGLILG, from the coding sequence ATGCTGTCGGGTAAGGCGGCGATCGCCGGTATCGGTGCGACCGACTTCTCGAAGAACTCGGGCCGAAGCGAGTTGCGACTGGCCGCCGAAGCGGTGCTCGACGCGCTCGACGACGCGGGTTTGAGCCCGTCCGACGTCGACGGTCTAACGACCTTCACGATGGACACCAACACCGAGATCGCGGTGGCGCGCGCGGTGGGAATCGGCGACCTGAAGTTCTTCGCCGAGACGCACTACGGCGGCGGCGCGGCCTGCGGAACCATTCTGCATGCGGCGATGGCCGTAGCAACCGGGGTGGCCGACGTCGTGGTGGCCTACCGCGCGTTCAACGAACGGTCCGGCATGCGGTTCGGTCAGGTGCAGACCCGGCTGGTGGGAAATGCTGGTGTGCAAGCAGATTCGACCGCCGCGGACAATTCTTTCTCGTATCCGCACGGTCTGTCGACGCCGGCCGCGCAGGTCGCGATGATCGCCCGGCGCTACATGCACTGGTCGGGTGCGACGAGCCGCGATTTCGGCGCCATCTCGGTGGCCGACCGCAAACACGCTGCCAAGAACCCGCGGGCGTATTTCTACGAGAAGCCGATAACCATTGAGGATCACCAGAATTCGCGGTGGATCGCCGAGCCGCTGCGGCTGCTCGACTGCTGCCAGGAGACCGATGGTGCGGTCGCGATCGTGGTGACGTCGGTGGAGCGCGCGAAGGACCTCAAGCAGCGCCCGGCGGTCATCGAGGCGGCGGCGCAGGGCTCCAGTCCCGACCAGTACACGATGGTCAGCTATTACCGGCCCGAACTCGGGCTGCCCGAGATGGGTGTGGTGGGTAGCCAACTGTGGCAGCAGTCGGGCCTGTCGCCGGCTGACATTCAGACCGCCGTCATCTATGACCACTTCACACCGTTTACGCTGATTCAGTTGGAGGAGTTGGGCTTCTGCGCCAAGGGCGAAGCCAAAGACTTCATCGCCGACGGTGCGGTCGAGCTCGGCGGGCGGCTGCCCATCAACACTCATGGCGGCCAACTGGGCGAGGCCTACATCCACGGCATGAATGGAATTGCCGAGGGCGTGCGGCAATTGCGCGGCACCTCGGTCAACCCGGTGCCCGACGTCGAGCACGTACTCGTCACCGCCGGAACGGGCGTCCCCACATCGGGGCTGATTCTGGGCTAG
- a CDS encoding DUF559 domain-containing protein, with the protein MGEPFVGSEAIACGLVTPSQLVTRHTRLFRDVYVHRDVEVTAALRAQAGWLWAKRQGVVAGLSAAALYGSKWVDGTATVDLIHENRHRLPGIHTRGDRIEEDEISIVNGVPTTMPARTVLDLGCWYPTTSAVAAIDSLARAVEVKAADVELLAQRYPGRRGITRARRALALFDAGAQSPKETWLRLLLVEAGLPRPQTQIPVCDEFGSAIAYLDMGWEDLKVAVEYDGEQHRNDRRQYTWDVRRLERLERLGWIVVRVVAGDRPAEILRRVRAARARRT; encoded by the coding sequence ATGGGTGAGCCTTTCGTCGGTAGCGAGGCAATTGCTTGCGGACTGGTCACTCCGAGTCAGCTAGTCACCCGGCACACCCGGCTGTTCCGCGACGTCTACGTGCATCGGGACGTGGAGGTCACCGCCGCTCTGCGCGCGCAAGCGGGATGGTTGTGGGCGAAGCGACAAGGCGTTGTCGCAGGACTGTCTGCGGCCGCGTTATACGGCAGCAAATGGGTCGACGGCACGGCGACGGTCGATTTGATCCACGAGAACCGCCACCGGCTTCCAGGCATTCACACGCGGGGGGACCGCATCGAGGAAGACGAGATCAGCATCGTCAACGGTGTTCCGACGACGATGCCGGCGAGGACCGTGCTGGATCTGGGTTGCTGGTACCCAACCACCAGCGCGGTTGCCGCCATCGACTCTTTGGCCCGTGCGGTGGAAGTCAAAGCTGCTGATGTCGAACTGTTGGCTCAGCGCTATCCAGGACGGCGAGGCATCACGCGAGCTCGCCGCGCGCTTGCTCTGTTCGACGCGGGTGCGCAGTCGCCGAAGGAGACCTGGCTGCGGCTCCTTCTAGTGGAAGCCGGTCTACCGAGGCCGCAGACACAGATCCCGGTATGCGACGAATTCGGTAGTGCGATCGCCTATCTCGATATGGGTTGGGAGGACCTCAAAGTCGCGGTCGAATACGACGGTGAGCAGCATCGCAATGACCGACGGCAATACACCTGGGATGTCCGGCGGTTAGAAAGGCTCGAGCGACTCGGCTGGATCGTCGTCCGGGTGGTCGCGGGGGACAGGCCGGCCGAGATCCTCCGTCGGGTTCGCGCCGCCCGCGCCCGTCGAACGTGA
- a CDS encoding MaoC/PaaZ C-terminal domain-containing protein, with translation MPIDVDVALSAELEPLEFSWSSSDIQLYHLGLGAGADPMDPSELRYLVDDTPQVLPTFGNVAASFHMTKPPTVQFPGIDIELGKVLHASERIEVPGPLPPSGSATAVTRFTDIWDKGKAAVIWSETTATAPDGTLLWTQRRSIYARGEGGFGGQRGPSGAGGSDAAPDRAPDVELEVPILPQQALLYRLCGDRNPLHSDPKFAAAAGFSQPILHGLCTYGMTCKAITDALLDGDAAAVAAYGARFAGVAFPGETLRVNVWKEDGRFLASVIAPSRDDAVVLSGVELVPA, from the coding sequence ATGCCGATCGACGTCGACGTAGCGTTGTCCGCCGAGCTGGAGCCGCTCGAATTCTCTTGGTCCAGCAGCGATATTCAGCTTTACCACCTGGGACTTGGGGCGGGCGCGGACCCGATGGATCCGAGCGAGCTGCGCTACCTGGTCGACGACACCCCACAGGTGTTGCCGACGTTCGGCAATGTCGCGGCGTCGTTTCACATGACCAAGCCGCCGACGGTGCAGTTCCCCGGCATCGACATCGAGTTGGGCAAGGTACTGCACGCCAGCGAGCGGATCGAGGTGCCCGGGCCGCTGCCACCGTCCGGTTCGGCCACCGCCGTCACCCGATTCACCGATATTTGGGACAAGGGCAAGGCAGCGGTGATCTGGAGCGAGACAACGGCCACCGCGCCGGATGGCACGCTGCTGTGGACGCAGCGGCGGTCGATCTACGCGCGCGGTGAGGGCGGATTCGGTGGTCAGCGCGGGCCGTCTGGGGCTGGGGGGTCGGACGCGGCGCCGGACCGGGCCCCGGACGTGGAGCTCGAGGTGCCGATTCTGCCGCAGCAGGCGCTGCTGTACCGGCTATGCGGCGACCGCAACCCGTTGCACTCCGACCCCAAATTCGCCGCCGCCGCAGGGTTTTCCCAACCGATCCTGCACGGACTATGCACTTATGGCATGACCTGCAAGGCGATCACGGACGCGCTGCTCGACGGGGACGCCGCGGCTGTCGCCGCCTACGGGGCACGCTTCGCGGGTGTAGCGTTCCCGGGCGAGACGCTGCGCGTCAACGTGTGGAAGGAAGATGGCCGCTTTTTAGCCAGCGTGATCGCGCCCTCCCGCGACGACGCCGTAGTGCTCAGCGGCGTCGAGCTCGTCCCGGCCTAG
- the kstD gene encoding 3-oxosteroid 1-dehydrogenase, whose translation MTAQEYDVVVVGSGGAGMVAALTAAHRGLSTVVLEKAAHFGGSTARSGGGVWIPNNEVLKRDGVRDTPEAARTYLHGIIGDVVEPERIDTYLDRGPEMLSFVLKHTPLKMCWVPRYSDYYPEAPGGRAEGRSIEPKPFNARKLGPDEAGLEPAYGKVPLNVVVMQQDYVRLNLLKRHPRGVLRSLKVGARTMWAKATGKNLVGMGRALIGPLRIGLQRAGVPVRLNTALTDLYVADGVVRGVYVRDTGAPESSEPQLIRARRGVILACGGFEHNEQMRVKYQRAPITTEWTVGAKANTGDGIIAGEKLGAALDVMEDAWWGPTVPLVGAPWFALSERNSPGSIIVNMSGKRFMNESMPYVEACHHMYGGEFGQGPGPGENIPAWLVFDQQYRDRYIFAGLQPGQRIPNKWMESGVIVRADTLEELAEKAGLPVAEFTATVARFNGFARQGVDEDFHRGESAYDRYYGDPTNKPNPNLGELSHAPYYAAKLVPGDLGTKGGIRTDVHGRALRDDGSIIEGLYAAGNVSAPVMGHTYPGPGGTIGPAMTFGYLAALHIAGEN comes from the coding sequence ATGACAGCGCAGGAGTACGACGTCGTGGTGGTCGGAAGCGGCGGAGCCGGCATGGTGGCCGCCCTTACCGCCGCGCACCGAGGCCTTTCGACAGTAGTCCTGGAAAAGGCGGCCCACTTCGGCGGTTCCACTGCGCGGTCCGGCGGCGGCGTCTGGATCCCGAACAACGAGGTCCTCAAGCGCGACGGGGTGCGTGACACTCCGGAGGCGGCCCGCACCTATTTGCACGGCATCATCGGTGATGTCGTGGAGCCGGAACGCATCGATACCTACCTGGACCGCGGCCCCGAAATGCTGTCGTTCGTGCTCAAGCACACGCCGCTGAAGATGTGCTGGGTGCCGCGTTACTCCGACTACTACCCCGAGGCGCCCGGCGGTCGCGCGGAGGGACGCTCGATCGAGCCCAAGCCGTTCAACGCCCGCAAGCTCGGCCCCGACGAGGCCGGGCTGGAGCCGGCATACGGCAAGGTGCCACTCAATGTCGTTGTGATGCAGCAGGATTACGTGCGACTGAACCTGCTCAAGCGACATCCGCGCGGCGTGCTGCGCAGTCTGAAGGTCGGCGCGCGCACCATGTGGGCCAAGGCGACCGGGAAGAATCTCGTCGGAATGGGCCGCGCGCTGATCGGGCCCTTGCGCATCGGGCTACAGCGGGCCGGGGTGCCGGTGCGCCTCAACACCGCGCTCACCGACCTCTACGTTGCGGACGGCGTCGTGCGTGGCGTCTACGTCCGTGACACCGGCGCACCGGAATCGTCTGAACCGCAGCTTATCCGGGCTCGCCGCGGGGTGATCCTGGCCTGCGGCGGCTTCGAACACAACGAGCAGATGCGGGTGAAATACCAGCGCGCGCCGATCACCACGGAGTGGACGGTGGGAGCCAAGGCGAATACCGGTGATGGCATCATCGCCGGCGAAAAGCTCGGCGCCGCACTGGATGTCATGGAAGACGCCTGGTGGGGTCCGACGGTGCCGCTCGTCGGGGCGCCGTGGTTCGCTCTGTCCGAACGCAACTCGCCAGGCTCGATCATCGTCAACATGTCGGGCAAGCGCTTCATGAACGAGTCGATGCCCTACGTCGAAGCCTGCCATCACATGTACGGCGGCGAGTTCGGTCAGGGCCCCGGGCCAGGCGAGAACATTCCCGCTTGGCTGGTGTTCGATCAGCAATACCGTGATCGGTACATCTTCGCCGGATTGCAACCGGGGCAGCGTATCCCGAACAAGTGGATGGAGTCCGGCGTCATCGTCCGCGCCGACACGCTCGAGGAGCTGGCCGAGAAGGCCGGCCTGCCCGTCGCCGAGTTCACCGCAACGGTGGCGCGGTTCAACGGCTTCGCCCGTCAGGGTGTCGACGAGGACTTCCACCGCGGTGAGAGCGCCTATGACAGGTACTACGGCGATCCGACCAACAAGCCCAACCCGAACCTCGGTGAGCTCAGCCATGCACCGTATTACGCCGCCAAGCTGGTGCCCGGCGACCTCGGAACCAAGGGCGGCATCCGCACCGATGTGCACGGCCGGGCGTTGCGCGACGACGGCAGCATCATCGAAGGCCTCTACGCCGCGGGTAACGTCAGCGCACCAGTGATGGGGCACACCTATCCGGGGCCGGGCGGGACCATTGGACCGGCGATGACCTTCGGGTACCTCGCCGCACTGCACATCGCTGGAGAGAACTGA
- a CDS encoding 2-keto-4-pentenoate hydratase, whose translation MLSSATRDELAADLAQAERSREPIPPLTSANPGIDVVDAYEIQLINIRQRVAQGARVLGHKVGLSSEAMQQMMGVDEPDYGHLLDEMEVFEDTPVKTSNYLYPRVEVEVGFILAQDLPGAGCTEEDVLAATEALAPAIELIDTRITDWKIALCDTIADNASSAGFVLGTARVSPADIDVKTIDAVLTRNGEVIAQGRSDAVLGNPVTAVAWLARKVESFGVRLRKGDIVLPGSCTRAIDARPGDEFVADFTGLGSVRLSFE comes from the coding sequence ATGCTCAGTTCTGCGACCCGCGACGAGCTGGCTGCCGACCTGGCGCAGGCTGAGCGTAGCCGCGAGCCGATCCCGCCGTTGACGTCGGCGAACCCGGGCATCGACGTCGTCGACGCCTATGAGATTCAGCTGATCAATATCCGTCAGCGGGTGGCGCAGGGGGCTCGGGTGTTGGGTCACAAGGTGGGCCTGTCGAGCGAGGCGATGCAGCAGATGATGGGTGTTGACGAGCCGGATTATGGTCATTTGCTCGACGAGATGGAGGTCTTCGAGGACACGCCGGTCAAGACGAGCAACTACCTCTACCCGCGGGTGGAGGTGGAGGTGGGTTTCATCCTGGCCCAGGATCTGCCGGGTGCGGGCTGCACCGAAGAGGATGTGCTCGCGGCCACCGAAGCGCTGGCACCGGCGATCGAGTTGATTGATACCCGGATCACTGATTGGAAGATCGCGCTGTGCGACACCATCGCCGACAACGCCTCGTCGGCGGGTTTCGTGCTGGGCACGGCGCGGGTGTCGCCGGCTGATATCGACGTCAAGACGATCGATGCGGTGCTGACCCGCAACGGGGAAGTCATCGCGCAGGGGCGTAGCGACGCCGTGCTGGGTAACCCGGTGACCGCGGTGGCGTGGCTGGCCCGCAAGGTCGAAAGCTTCGGGGTGCGGCTACGCAAGGGCGACATCGTCCTGCCCGGATCGTGCACCAGAGCCATCGATGCCCGCCCGGGTGATGAGTTCGTCGCCGACTTCACCGGGCTGGGATCTGTTCGTTTGTCGTTTGAATAG